In one window of Armatimonadota bacterium DNA:
- a CDS encoding neutral/alkaline non-lysosomal ceramidase N-terminal domain-containing protein encodes MLRAGAAQVDITPQPGVWLTGYGTRTEPSTGVHDPLFARALYLESAGRRAALVAADIIGFDEDLVGRIRDRVKTRTDIHPSHLMLAATHTHAGPSVKCLERMAPADASFLERAVEGIAEAVAAAERDAVEASIGAGFATGSIGVNRRQRAADGSMVLGEHPAGPVDRRVGVLRVDGGGGPICVMLNHGCHGVVLCDDNLLISADWPGAAVRAMAQAVRSAVVMVTNGACGDINPAERGSFEAVERQGAAVARAGLSMFDNITLSSRVEIEAATRPIRLPTRAPTREEAQAQLASYRAALAGARESGDAAAIRAHEAMCGWAQDMSDHAASGAPPEPVTSEIQAIAMDDIALVGLPGEVFVEIGDSIAAASPFRHTFIIGYANRIVGYIPTQKAFAEGGYEVDSAHRWYGFLAFTPEVQGIVERTAVELLKSLR; translated from the coding sequence ATGCTCCGAGCAGGGGCGGCGCAAGTTGATATCACACCACAGCCGGGGGTGTGGCTGACCGGCTACGGTACGCGCACCGAGCCGTCCACCGGGGTGCACGATCCGTTGTTCGCGCGGGCGCTCTACCTGGAGAGCGCGGGGCGCCGCGCGGCGCTCGTAGCCGCCGATATCATCGGGTTCGACGAGGATCTGGTGGGGCGGATTCGCGATCGCGTGAAGACGCGGACCGATATCCATCCCTCGCATCTGATGTTGGCGGCGACGCACACGCACGCGGGGCCGTCGGTGAAATGCCTGGAGCGGATGGCGCCCGCCGACGCGAGTTTCCTGGAGCGCGCGGTGGAGGGAATCGCGGAGGCGGTGGCCGCGGCCGAGCGGGACGCGGTCGAGGCGAGCATCGGCGCGGGGTTCGCCACCGGGTCGATCGGCGTCAACCGCCGCCAGCGCGCCGCGGACGGGAGCATGGTGTTGGGCGAGCATCCCGCGGGGCCGGTTGACCGACGCGTCGGGGTGCTGCGTGTGGACGGCGGGGGCGGACCGATCTGCGTCATGCTGAACCACGGCTGCCATGGGGTGGTGCTGTGTGACGATAACCTGCTGATCTCGGCGGACTGGCCGGGGGCGGCCGTGCGGGCGATGGCGCAGGCGGTCAGAAGCGCGGTAGTCATGGTGACCAACGGCGCCTGCGGCGACATCAATCCGGCGGAGCGCGGGAGCTTCGAGGCGGTCGAGCGCCAGGGCGCGGCCGTCGCGCGCGCGGGCCTGAGCATGTTCGACAATATCACCCTGTCGTCGCGGGTGGAAATCGAGGCCGCGACGCGGCCGATCAGGCTGCCGACCCGGGCGCCGACGCGCGAGGAAGCTCAGGCGCAGCTGGCGAGCTATCGCGCGGCCCTCGCGGGCGCACGCGAATCGGGGGACGCCGCCGCGATACGCGCGCACGAGGCGATGTGCGGCTGGGCGCAAGATATGAGCGACCACGCGGCGAGCGGCGCGCCGCCTGAGCCGGTGACGTCGGAGATACAGGCGATCGCGATGGACGACATCGCGCTGGTCGGCCTGCCGGGCGAGGTGTTCGTGGAAATCGGCGACAGCATTGCGGCGGCGTCGCCGTTCCGGCACACGTTCATCATCGGCTATGCGAACCGCATCGTCGGCTATATCCCGACGCAAAAGGCGTTCGCCGAGGGCGGCTACGAGGTGGACAGCGCGCACCGCTGGTACGGATTCCTGGCCTTCACGCCGGAGGTGCAAGGGATCGTGGAACGCACGGCGGTGGAACTGCTGAAGTCGCTGCGGTAA
- a CDS encoding O-antigen ligase family protein, which translates to TPLDLPLALLLALALLATVFVSVNRYESSIEFYKLLSCAALFWFIVNQPASVWRRRVYVTALIGGALVTSWIGARSYAFEYAAGNPSWRIFGTFFNPNELAGFLELVIPVAVAAFLWSRSLPMRIITGFAALLTIIALLLTASRGGWLSLAAGMFVFALLAGVVFRRTRLALVAGAVVLALILLVSLAVTPLRVRVVGSLSAQQHSNMFRYLTWRGTATMAAAHPWLGVGPAAFESVYPQYATGGFTRMAHQNYLQVAAETGLLGGAAFVWMLGAFFWLAGKGFRRLPERESRLLCAGCIAGVLAFCIHSFLDYGWYIGAIGLTVLALCGLAGNAAGPAPEQTPAEPATKRKRRRGEQSPPKPAADEAGLLAVWRRPLPLSPAGRWAAFAVAAGVTLLAVNHPVRAYLAENYYQQGRMADARGNRIVAEQYYRSAVRLAPGSGEYHRQLGRMMGAPGGIKEVERAIRLEPTNALNHVVLAKLYELVGPWDEAAANYQRAIELNPNYLTAYRGLAELEARRGRVQTALGLYGRMLEIEQSPYERYKALEQRIEPEYAYAHYALGRAALEREDLDTARAELERALEILRQRDTLGAGITAALRAAGEYSPPAEQELIQLRARILWRLADLWAHVGDTVKADSLRVEARQASTHVERMVEDEPPLSETGR; encoded by the coding sequence GCACGCCGTTGGACCTACCCCTGGCGCTGCTGCTCGCGCTGGCCCTGCTTGCCACCGTGTTCGTTTCCGTCAACCGCTACGAGAGTTCGATCGAGTTCTACAAGCTGCTATCGTGCGCGGCGCTGTTCTGGTTCATCGTCAATCAGCCGGCGTCGGTGTGGCGGCGGCGCGTCTATGTGACGGCGCTGATCGGCGGGGCGCTGGTGACGTCGTGGATCGGCGCCCGCTCGTATGCCTTTGAGTACGCCGCGGGCAACCCGAGTTGGCGCATTTTCGGCACCTTCTTCAACCCGAACGAGTTGGCGGGCTTCCTGGAGCTGGTGATACCGGTGGCGGTGGCGGCGTTCTTGTGGTCGCGCTCGCTGCCGATGCGCATCATCACCGGATTCGCCGCCCTGCTGACGATCATCGCGCTCCTGCTCACGGCCTCGCGCGGCGGATGGTTGAGCCTGGCCGCGGGGATGTTCGTGTTCGCGCTGCTCGCGGGAGTGGTGTTCCGCCGCACGCGGTTAGCGCTTGTCGCCGGCGCCGTAGTGCTCGCGCTGATTCTCCTCGTGTCGCTGGCGGTGACGCCGCTGCGCGTCCGCGTGGTCGGGTCGCTGTCGGCGCAGCAGCACTCCAACATGTTCCGCTACCTGACGTGGCGCGGGACGGCGACGATGGCCGCAGCTCACCCGTGGCTCGGCGTCGGGCCGGCGGCGTTCGAATCGGTCTATCCGCAGTACGCGACGGGTGGATTCACGCGCATGGCGCACCAGAACTACCTGCAGGTGGCGGCGGAGACGGGCCTGCTGGGCGGAGCGGCGTTCGTGTGGATGCTCGGGGCGTTCTTCTGGCTCGCGGGGAAGGGGTTCCGGCGGCTGCCGGAGCGAGAGAGCCGCCTGCTGTGCGCGGGGTGCATCGCGGGCGTGCTCGCGTTCTGCATTCACAGCTTCCTCGACTACGGGTGGTACATCGGGGCGATTGGGCTTACGGTGTTGGCGCTCTGCGGGCTGGCGGGGAATGCGGCCGGGCCGGCGCCGGAGCAAACGCCGGCCGAGCCGGCGACAAAGAGGAAACGCCGGCGCGGGGAGCAGTCGCCCCCCAAGCCGGCCGCAGACGAGGCGGGCCTGCTCGCGGTGTGGCGGCGGCCGCTGCCGTTGAGTCCTGCCGGACGATGGGCGGCCTTCGCCGTCGCGGCGGGGGTGACGCTGCTCGCGGTCAATCATCCGGTGCGCGCGTACCTCGCCGAGAACTACTATCAGCAGGGGCGCATGGCGGACGCCCGGGGCAATCGGATCGTCGCGGAGCAGTATTACCGGTCGGCGGTGCGGCTGGCGCCGGGCAGCGGCGAGTATCATCGTCAGCTCGGCCGCATGATGGGGGCGCCCGGGGGCATCAAGGAGGTGGAGCGGGCGATCAGGCTTGAGCCCACGAATGCGCTGAACCACGTAGTGCTGGCGAAGCTGTACGAACTGGTCGGGCCATGGGATGAAGCGGCGGCGAACTACCAGCGCGCGATCGAATTGAACCCGAACTACCTGACCGCCTACCGCGGGCTGGCGGAACTCGAGGCGCGGCGGGGGCGCGTCCAGACGGCGCTCGGGCTCTACGGGCGCATGCTCGAGATCGAGCAGAGCCCGTATGAGCGGTACAAGGCGCTGGAGCAGCGGATCGAGCCTGAATACGCGTATGCGCATTACGCTCTGGGCCGCGCGGCGCTCGAGCGCGAAGACCTCGACACGGCGCGGGCTGAGCTGGAGCGAGCGCTGGAGATACTGCGGCAGCGAGACACGCTCGGAGCCGGGATCACTGCGGCGCTGCGCGCGGCGGGCGAATACAGCCCGCCGGCGGAGCAAGAGCTGATTCAGCTCCGCGCCAGGATATTGTGGCGCCTGGCGGACCTCTGGGCGCACGTGGGAGATACCGTGAAGGCGGATTCGCTGCGCGTGGAGGCGCGCCAGGCCTCGACGCACGTGGAGCGCATGGTGGAAGACGAACCGCCGCTAAGCGAAACAGGGAGGTAG
- a CDS encoding Gfo/Idh/MocA family oxidoreductase, with protein sequence MNLAIVGFAHGHVDMYAQQIKGMSDARVAWGWDHDAARGAARCEAHGCEFVADLEQLLARDDLSGVIIGTETAYHADYVEAAARAGKDILLQKPMGLTLEDCDRILRAVES encoded by the coding sequence ATGAATCTGGCAATCGTCGGTTTCGCCCATGGACACGTGGACATGTACGCGCAACAGATCAAGGGCATGAGCGATGCGCGCGTGGCCTGGGGGTGGGATCACGACGCCGCGCGCGGCGCCGCGCGATGCGAGGCGCACGGATGCGAGTTCGTCGCGGACCTCGAGCAACTCCTCGCGCGCGATGACCTGAGCGGAGTCATCATCGGCACCGAGACCGCCTACCACGCGGACTACGTCGAGGCGGCCGCACGCGCGGGCAAGGACATCCTGCTCCAGAAGCCGATGGGGCTGACGCTGGAGGACTGCGATCGCATCCTGCGCGCGGTGGAGTC
- a CDS encoding class I tRNA ligase family protein codes for LATSGLDQLRELHRPWIDAVTVTCAQCGRAVQRIPEVGDCWLDAGIVAFSTLGYLDDDTSYWRKWFPADFVTEMHEQIRLWFYSMMFMSVTLEGRAPYREVLVSERVHDERGRPMHKSHGNAIWFDDAVERMGADVMRWTYAGANLQTNLNFGYGKGEEVLRKLATLWNVYAFFATYARVDGWRPGGLPAGDRRTLPTAHLDRWILARLHSLVREVTTRLERRDAAHVTAAVEAFLDDLSNWYVRLSRRRFWKSEADEDKQSAYATLYEVLVTLAKLLAPVLPFTAERLYHDLVRAAFPDAPESVHLCDWPAAEPALIDEALLAEMETVMKVVRLGRAARSAAGIKVRQPLAALSVKLANEDERRAAAQNEQLILGELNVKALLLVEDASALVQRAVKPNLPALGPKYGKLLPEIHDALRAADQNELGRRADAGESIQLAVGAEMITLSPDEILVETNAAANLSCVEDAGTVVAVDTTLDDALVQEGLVRDLVRRVQNLRKECGFQVDDHIVITYHASARLADAIAAHEAYIRQETLATALVPAAQCEGMTAMTLAGEELALTLGKS; via the coding sequence GCTGGCGACGTCGGGCCTCGACCAGCTTCGCGAACTGCACCGGCCGTGGATTGACGCCGTCACCGTGACCTGCGCGCAGTGCGGGCGCGCGGTTCAGCGCATCCCCGAGGTCGGCGACTGCTGGCTCGACGCAGGCATCGTGGCATTCTCCACGTTGGGCTATCTGGACGACGATACGTCGTACTGGCGGAAGTGGTTCCCCGCCGATTTCGTGACCGAGATGCACGAGCAGATTCGGCTGTGGTTCTACTCCATGATGTTTATGAGCGTGACCCTTGAGGGCCGGGCGCCGTACCGCGAGGTGCTCGTGTCCGAACGAGTCCACGATGAACGGGGGCGCCCGATGCACAAGAGCCACGGCAATGCGATCTGGTTCGACGACGCGGTGGAGCGCATGGGCGCGGACGTCATGCGCTGGACCTACGCTGGCGCCAACCTCCAGACCAATCTCAACTTCGGCTACGGCAAGGGCGAAGAGGTCCTGCGCAAGCTGGCAACGCTGTGGAACGTGTACGCGTTCTTCGCGACGTATGCACGGGTGGACGGATGGCGGCCGGGCGGCTTGCCGGCGGGTGACAGGAGGACATTGCCGACGGCTCACCTCGACCGCTGGATACTGGCGCGCTTGCACTCGCTTGTGAGGGAAGTGACCACTCGCCTTGAGCGGCGCGACGCGGCACATGTGACGGCTGCAGTGGAAGCCTTTCTGGACGACCTCTCGAACTGGTACGTCCGCCTCAGCCGGCGCCGGTTCTGGAAGAGCGAAGCCGATGAGGACAAGCAATCGGCGTATGCGACGCTCTACGAGGTGCTGGTGACTCTCGCAAAGCTGCTCGCCCCGGTGCTCCCGTTCACCGCCGAGCGCCTCTATCACGACCTGGTGCGAGCGGCGTTTCCGGATGCGCCCGAGAGCGTCCACTTGTGCGACTGGCCCGCAGCGGAACCGGCGCTGATAGACGAGGCGCTGCTGGCGGAGATGGAAACGGTGATGAAGGTGGTGCGCCTGGGCCGCGCCGCGCGTAGCGCCGCAGGTATCAAGGTGCGTCAGCCCTTGGCCGCGCTCAGCGTGAAGCTGGCAAATGAGGACGAGCGCCGCGCGGCAGCGCAGAACGAGCAGCTCATATTGGGTGAGCTCAATGTGAAAGCGCTGCTGCTCGTGGAGGATGCCTCGGCTCTGGTGCAGCGCGCGGTCAAGCCGAACCTGCCCGCGCTTGGGCCCAAGTACGGCAAACTGCTGCCCGAGATCCACGACGCCCTGCGCGCCGCCGACCAGAACGAACTCGGCCGGCGCGCCGACGCGGGAGAGAGCATACAGCTTGCAGTCGGGGCCGAGATGATTACGCTGAGCCCCGATGAAATCTTGGTTGAGACAAATGCCGCCGCGAATCTCTCCTGCGTCGAGGATGCCGGCACGGTTGTGGCGGTGGACACCACGCTCGACGACGCTCTGGTGCAGGAGGGGCTGGTGCGCGACCTCGTCCGCCGCGTGCAGAATCTGCGCAAGGAATGCGGCTTCCAGGTGGATGACCACATCGTCATCACCTACCACGCCTCCGCCCGCCTCGCGGACGCCATCGCCGCTCATGAGGCCTACATCCGGCAGGAGACGCTGGCGACCGCTCTCGTTCCGGCGGCGCAGTGCGAGGGGATGACGGCGATGACGCTCGCAGGCGAGGAACTGGCGCTCACGCTCGGCAAGTCGTGA
- a CDS encoding serine--tRNA ligase: TADLSFVAAIKYDLDVWAPGVEEWLECSSCSSFGDFQARRMNIRYRPRARARPQFVHTLNGSGIALPRTMIAVMENYQQADGSIRVPEALRPYMGSVEVIAAA, translated from the coding sequence ACCGCGGACCTCAGCTTCGTCGCCGCGATCAAATACGACCTCGACGTGTGGGCGCCGGGCGTCGAGGAGTGGCTCGAGTGCTCGTCATGCAGCAGCTTCGGGGATTTCCAGGCGCGGCGGATGAACATCCGCTACCGGCCCCGGGCGCGCGCGCGGCCACAGTTCGTGCATACCCTCAACGGCTCCGGCATCGCGCTGCCGCGGACCATGATCGCGGTGATGGAGAACTACCAGCAGGCCGACGGCAGCATCCGCGTGCCCGAGGCACTGCGCCCCTACATGGGCAGCGTCGAAGTCATCGCGGCGGCGTGA
- a CDS encoding DUF1080 domain-containing protein — translation MPGSAFSEPPPNAVMLFNGKDLSNWHYRSGEPALYWPVENGVITVARGDIVSGEIFDDAFIHVEFMIPDMPQATGQGKGNSGIHVQGRYEIQLLDSYGINIPGKGDCGAIYAQHAPLVNACKPPLEWQSFDIIFRAPRVDESGTVIERGRMTILQNGIVIQNNAEVLGVNVGPANVNIGEPGPLMIQDHGAPLKFRNIWLVHLPPKGSDTYGPQ, via the coding sequence ATGCCCGGTTCCGCCTTTAGCGAGCCCCCTCCGAACGCCGTGATGCTGTTCAACGGCAAGGACTTGAGCAACTGGCATTACCGCAGCGGCGAGCCCGCGCTCTACTGGCCCGTGGAGAACGGCGTCATCACCGTCGCGCGGGGCGACATCGTGAGCGGCGAGATTTTCGACGACGCGTTCATTCACGTCGAGTTCATGATCCCCGATATGCCGCAGGCCACCGGCCAGGGCAAGGGGAACAGCGGCATCCACGTGCAGGGGCGCTACGAGATCCAACTGCTCGATTCCTACGGCATCAACATTCCGGGGAAGGGCGACTGCGGCGCGATTTACGCCCAGCACGCTCCGCTCGTCAACGCCTGCAAGCCGCCGCTGGAGTGGCAGAGCTTCGACATCATCTTCCGCGCGCCTCGGGTGGACGAGTCCGGCACGGTGATCGAGCGGGGCAGAATGACCATCCTGCAAAACGGCATCGTCATCCAGAACAATGCCGAGGTGCTGGGAGTCAATGTCGGCCCGGCGAATGTGAACATCGGCGAGCCGGGACCGCTCATGATCCAGGATCACGGCGCCCCCCTGAAGTTCCGCAACATCTGGCTCGTACACCTGCCGCCCAAGGGATCGGATACGTACGGGCCCCAGTGA
- a CDS encoding sugar isomerase — protein TGRIVDTPFLPACRAQVEVKLNADTREVLENLRGFHCQLAYGDHAQEVAYAAKKVGIEVQVL, from the coding sequence TGACCGGGCGGATCGTTGACACGCCGTTCCTGCCCGCCTGCCGCGCGCAGGTCGAGGTCAAGCTCAACGCCGACACGCGCGAGGTGCTGGAGAACCTGCGTGGCTTCCACTGCCAGCTCGCCTACGGCGACCACGCGCAAGAGGTCGCCTACGCGGCGAAGAAAGTCGGCATCGAGGTGCAGGTGCTGTAG